The following are encoded in a window of Eriocheir sinensis breed Jianghai 21 chromosome 35, ASM2467909v1, whole genome shotgun sequence genomic DNA:
- the LOC127007513 gene encoding UPF0389 protein CG9231-like: MALVRCSSLCRGLGVQRQALLGCRAVLGGVARPCSGPGKELGSNITRREQQQQKGQDSGATYGRIGRAGLTDHKVNKLERYILVWGGKFKSLDEVPVFVSQDTIERARNKARIKVNLMMVAATLVGCLVMIYSGKMARDAGESVVKMNQDWHKKINEEYRKSIDKKEE, translated from the exons ATGGCCTTGGTACGCTGCTCCTCCCTGTGCCGCGGCCTGGGCGTGCAGAGACAGGCCCTGCTGGGGTGCCGGGCCGTGCTGGGGGGCGTGGCGCGGCCGTGCAGTGGCCCTGGCAAGGAGCTGGGCTCTAACATAACGCGGCgggagcagcagcaacagaaGGGGCAGGACAGCGGTGCCACTTACGGAAGGATCGGCCGAGCCG GACTCACTGACCACAAAGTCAACAAACTTGAAAGGTACATCTTAGTCTGGGGTGGAAAATTCAAGAGCCTTGATGAAGTTCCAGTTTTTGTAAG CCAAGACACAATCGAACGTGCTCGTAACAAAGCCAGAATCAAAGTCAACCTAATGATGGTTGCTGCAACCTTGGTTGGTTGTTTGGTTATGATCTACTCAGGAAAGATGGCTCGGGATGCTGGAGAGTCGGTCGTCAAGATGAATCAGGATTGGCACAAGAAAATCAATGAAGAATATAGGAAGTCCATcgacaagaaggaagaataa